In Chitinophagaceae bacterium C216, the genomic stretch CCTGTTGTAAAGTTGACGTAGTAAAAGGTGCAGCGGGTGTACGTTTGCCGGGTTTTACCTGTATATCGCTCACGGTATACTCGGCATTGATACAGGATTGTAGGAAGGCCTCGGCTGTTGCGCTATCGCTATATTTCTTTCCTTCGGCTTTGAACTGAATATCTTTTCCGGTACTATCAGCGGCGCTGAAAAGTGCTTCCACCTTAAAATTGCTCTGCACCTGAAAAGCATTAATTTCACGCTCTCGCTCTACAATTAATCTTACCGCTACACTTTGTACGCGTCCGGCACTAAGATTATTTTTAACTCTAATTTTTCGCCACAACACAGGGCTCAGTTCAAATCCCACAATACGATCCAGTACACGTCTTGCTTGCTGTGCCTTTACCAAATTCATATTTAGGGTGCGCGGCGATTCTACCGCAGCTTTAATAGCCGGCTTGGTAATTTCATGAAAGACGATGCGTTTGGTTTTGGCAGGATCTAGGCCCAACACTTCACACAAATGCCAGCTGATGGCTTCCCCCTCACGGTCCTCATCCGTTGCCAACCATACTTCTTCACTTTTTTCGGCAAGCGCTTTGAGCTCACGAACTACTTTTACTTTATCGTCGCTGATAACATAACGTGGCTCGTATTGATTTTCAATGTTAATACCCATGCCGGATTTTTCCAGGTCGCGGATATGTCCGAAGCAACTCTTCACCTGGAATTCCTTCCCTAGAAATTTTTCAATTGTTTTTGCCTTTGCAGGGCTCTCCACTATCAATAAATTCTTCGCCATTTACTTAATTACTATAATTTACCATTACCGGCTATAATACTTCTGTCATTCGTTTCTTGTTGCATTTCAAGCAATTCGATATTCAGTCACCTCATATTAAGGCAGGTAATTTTGGCAACAAGATTAGCACATTTTTTATAAATGCCACTTTTTTGTGCTTAAAAAACCATGGGAAGATACATTTTCTAAAGAAAATTCATCACCTCAGCAATTACATTTTCATCATGATAAATGCGACGGTGTCCCAAATTGTTGGTAAAGATAAAACGGAAATTGGGATAGCCTTTTTGTTGCAATAATTGTGCATCGGATACCGGTGTTATTCGATCGCTTAAGTCGTGTATCCATAATACCGGTCCATGCATATGTGGCGCACAGCGGGCTAGCGAAAACCAGCTGATGTTTTTTCCACTTAGCCTTTTAATGTTGTCGTAGAAATATTCCTGTACTTTCTTGTCAAAAATTTTCATTTCGTCAAAAAACTGCTCGATCAATATTTGGGAATTGGCTGCTGGAGCAATTAATACAGTTTTGATATAGTGGTTGCTTGGCACTTCAGCCAGATGCAGACTAGTGGCTAGTCCGCCAAAAGAATGGGTTATATAAGCATCAAAGGGGCCAAAGTCTTTGTCAATATGGCTCACAAAGTTTTTATATGTAATGGCATTGAGTGTTTTCCCTGTACTGGTGCCATGAGCGGGTGCATCAAAAGCATATACTTCGTATCCTTTTGCCACTAGTTGCAAGGCAAAATGCTGAAATTTTCTAGCATCGGAACGAAAGCCATGTACAATGAGTGCTTTTTTAGAGCTTTTCTCACCCCACCGATACCCAGAAATAGCCAGCCCCTCGAAATGGTAATTCAATGTTTGCGCATTTGATACCTCAATAGCTTTGTAGAAAAAGCGGGAATAAGGTGTGCAAAATATTTCAAAAGCTGCATTACCTGCCTTTTGTTTTGAAAAAAGGGATAACAGTCGGATTTTTACCCGAAAATAACTGATGAGAAATTTTTGTACTTTCATGTAACACGAAGATAAAAGCTTGACAGTAGCGCTGTGCATTTGATAATTGTATAAACAATATTGTGTGTATATAGTTTATTAAGTAAAACAAACGTCGGATGGATATTGTTATTATAGGTTCTGGAAATGTTGCAGCTGTGCTGGGCCGTAAATTTGTAGCAGCTGGTCATACCATTGTGCAAGTGCTCAGCAGAAATGCTACTGCGGCATCGGAGCTTGCATACGAATGGGATACCAAGTCTGCTAATTATACCAGCCTGATCAATAAAGACGCTGATGTATATATCATCGCCGTATCGGATACGGCTATTCCTGAGCTGGCAAATGATCTTCGGCTTGGCGATAAGGTGGTAGCGCATACGGCTGCATCTGTAAAGATGGATGTGCTGAAGGAAGTAACTACTAATTACGGTGTTTTTTATCCGTTGCAGAGTTTACGGAAAGAACAAAAGCTTATTCCCGAGATTCCTATTTATATAGAAGCGGTGAATGAGAAAACCCACCACATACTGTACACACTGGCTCAATCCATATATAAAGATCCGCCATTAACTGCAGGCATTGAAAAGCGAGAGAAACTACATGTAGCAGCTGTGTTTGTAAATAATTTCACGAATCATATTTTTTCTCTGGCGGAGTATTATTGTCAGAAAGAAGGAATTACCTTTTCAGAGCTTTTGCCCTTAATTGATAATACATTTGCCCGCTTGCATAGTGCCTCTCCGTCGGATATGCAAACCGGCCCCGCTATTCGAGGCGATAAGGAGACGATACAGAAACATATGCAGTTATTGGAACCCTACCCACAACTTTTAAAGTTATATCAGTTCCTAACAGATAGTATTACTCAAAGTATACGGTAGTCACATCGTTCCAATCTGTTACTTTTGCAGCACAAAATTAAGATATGAATATACTAAGCAGCTTTCGCGAGATTGATACTTTTATTTTTGATGTGGATGGAGTGCTTACAGATGGGGGCCTGCTGGTGCTGGAAGGAGGAGAGATGGCGCGCAGAATGAATGTAAAAGACGGATATGCTTTGCAGTTGGCAATAAAAAAAGGATACCGCATTTTTATTGTAAGTGGTTCGTCGCCGAGCGCAGTAGACACCCGATTGAGAAAGCTGGGTATTACCGAGATTCATTTTCGCGTAAAGGACAAACAAGCTTTTGTAAAAGAATTGGCGACGAAACATCAATTTAATTTGAAGCGTACTTTATTTATGGGCGATGATATACCCGACTTGCCTGTAATGGAAGTGGTTGCCTTAAGTTGTTGTCCCGCAGATGCAGTATCCGAAGTGAGAGCTGCGGCAAAATATATTTCAGAAAAGAAGGGCGGAGAAGGCTGCGTACGGGATGTAATAGAAAAAGTACTGAAGCTTAATGATCATTGGACAGCAGACAGCACTGTGGTATCTGCATGATGAGCTAACGTCGAAAGTTAAAAATTATTAAATATTATAGGGCAGTATGACGCCATTTCTGAAACTAATACGATGGCCCAATTTAGTGTTCATAATATTGACACAGGCTCTGTTTGAGTATTGCATTTATCAACCTATTTATAAAGGCAATATCCCCGACGGGAATACGATTCGGTTTGCCTTACTGGTAGCAGCATCTGTATTCATTGCAGCCGCAGGATATATTATCAATGATTATTTTGATATTAATATCGACTTAGTAAATAAGCCTGATAAAACCATTTTGGGCAAGGTAATCAACAGAAGATGGGCATTGTTGTGGCATTTGCTGCTTAATCTGGCCGGTATAGTATGTACGATACTAGCTGTGCGCACGGCAGGCTGGTACCTGATACTTGCCAATGTGGTTAGCGCCATATTATTGTGGTTATATTCTGCAAGATTTAAAAAAGATGCTATAATTGGTAATGTGATTGTGTCTTTGCTTACCGCATGGACTATTATGCTCATCTTCCTTTCCAAATATTCTTTATGGAATGCGTTCAATAATGCAGATGCTAATCAGGTACGCTTGTTTCGGTTTGCGATACTATATGCGGGATTTGCTTTTATCATCTCTTTGGTTCGAGAAGCGATTAAGGATATTGAAGACATGCCAGGCGACCATAAATTTGGTTGTAAAACCATGCCTATTGTATGGGGTATTAATGCTACAAAAATATACATAGCTGTATGGCTGACTATTTTGATAGCCATATTAGTTATTGTACAGCTGTATGTCTTGCAGTTTCGTTGGTGGGCTGCCGTTGCTTATTGTGTTGTGCTAATTGTAGCACCATTGTTTTATATAATAAGAAAACTGATACAGGCAAATTCTACACAGGAATATCACCATTTGAGTAGTATGACCAAGCGGATAATGCTTACCGGAATTTTATCAATGTTGTTTTTTTATTTTTATTTATAAAGATGCATGAAGGAACAGGCAATTATATTGGCTTCTGCGTCGCCTAGGCGCAGGCAGTTATTGGAATGGGCAGAAGTGCCTTTTGAAGTAAGGGTTCAAGCTACGGAGGAGAATTTCCCGAAAGCATTAACACCGGCCGAAGCGGCAGTTTATATCGCTCGTCAGAAAGCGTTAGCTGTAAGGAATCAAATTGCAGAACACAGAGTGGTGCTTGCTGCAGATACTGTAGTCGTATTGGATGGTGTTATTATAGGAAAACCTAAGGATGAGGCCCAGGCTATCAGTATTCTCTCTCAATTGCAAGGCCAAACTCATGAAGTGATAACAGGGGTGACTATTATGAAAGGCGAGAAGGAGCTATCGTTTGCTGATGTGACGCAAGTAACATTCCATGAACTAACATTGGAGCAGATTCGTTATTATATAGAAAAATATCAACCTTACGATAAAGCTGGAGCTTATGCCATACAGGAATGGATTGGGGTGGTGGGAATAAAGTCCATTAGGGGCGATTTTTATAATGTGATGGGATTGCCTGTAAGCCGTGTGGTAAAGGCATTGGCAGAATTTCTTCCCTGATTTTTTGTAAATTTATTGCAGTTTGTTGATCGTGTTCAGCCCTATAGGGTTGTATAAGGCACCTATGTTAACACTATGAATGAACAACTGCTGCAATTTATCTGGCAATTTCAATACTTTAATCGCTCGGATTTACAAACCACCCAGGGAGAGGAAGTTTATATTATTACGCCCGGAACGTGGAATAAAAATCAAGGTCCGGATTTTACCAACGCACGTATTCGAATTGGTAATACCGAATGGGCAGGAACTGTTGAAATACATGTGAAAGCCTCCGACTGGCAGAAACACCAGCATGCCGTCGATTGTAATTATAAAAATGTTATTCTACACGTAGTGTACGAAAATGATCTACAGTTCTCATCAATCCCGGTATTGGAATTAAAAGGTAGAATAGCTATCAGCTTATTACAGCGGTATACCCAACTCATGGAATCTTCGCATTTTATTGCCTGTGAGAACTTGATTGACAATATATCAGATATTACCATTACATCGTGGAAGGAAAGGTTGCTCATTGAACGACTGATGCGTAAAACCGCACAGATACAACAATATATGGCAGCCAATCAACAACATTGGGAAGAAAGTTTCTGGTGGCTATTGGCAAGAAATTTTGGAACCAAAATCAATGCCGATGCATTTGAAGCGATTGCACAATCGATACCCTTAATCCTATTGGCAAAGCATAAACACCAACTAATACAACTGGAAGCGCTTTTGCTGGGACAAGCCGGTTTATTAGAAGCAGATTTTGAAGATAAATATGCACAACTGTTGCAACGGGAGTATCGTTTTTTAAAAATAAAGTACCAACTGCAGCCTATTGTATATCCTGTTTATTTTTTAAGAATGCGTCCCAGTAATTTCCCTACAGTAAGGCTAGCACAACTGGCTGCTTTGATACAGCAATCAGCGCATTTGTTTTCCAAAATAGTAGCGGCGCCATCATGGGCGTATGTTAAAAAGTGGTTGGAAGTAACACCCAATGATTTCTGGTTGTATCACTACACACTCACTGATGAACCCTATTATAAGCCTAAACCATTAGGTGCCGAAATGATTAATAACATTTTAATCAATTCCATTGTTCCCATGCTGTTTGCTTATGGGCAGGCACATCAGCAGGAACCACTAAAATATAAAGCTATGCAATGGCTTGAAGCTGCAAAAGCCGAAAAAAATAGTATTACCAAGGGTTTTGAGAAAATAGGGTTTATTAATAAGTCTGCCTGGGATTCGCAATCTTTAATCGAATTAAAAAATCAGTATTGTAATCATAAAAGATGTGTTGCCTGTGCCATCGGTAGTGCATTAATAAAACCATAAAAACAAAATCGTTCTCTAAAAAACTTAATTCAAATTAAGAAATAGTTAAGAACAGCCTACGCCTGTCAAAATTCAACCACTTTACGCAACTTTTTGTGCCCTTTATTTGTCTTTAATGACAAAAATTGGAAACTATGAACAAAGTAAAAGCATTGTTAGCAGGATTAGCGTTGTTTTTTGTTGCAGGAACAGCAAATGCTCAGAGCATGAAAAACACTTTGAAGATTGGTGCACTTGCGGGTCCATCCGTAGCATCTAGAAATGCAAGTGCAGCGGCTGGATTGAATGTAGCTTATCAAAATCTTATTACGCCGCATTTGGGCTTAGGTGTAACTACAGGTTATCATCACCATTTCGGAAAGGATAAGGACGTAAGTAATACTACCTTAAAAAATAACGACTTTGGTGTTATTCCGGTAGCAGCACTATTTAGATATTATCCAAAATCAGAAGGGATCTACGTAGGAACTGATTTAGGATATGGTGTAATTACCGGCGATGATAAAGTAGCCTCTAATAGCTCTGTAGAGCGTCCTAATGGCGGTTTCTACTTGAAGCCAGAGGTTGGATATCACAATCGCCACTGGAACATTTTTGCCCATTATACCAAAGTGTTTACCGGTAGTGATGGAACCATTCGTGTAAATGGTGCTTCGCAAAAGTATAATGCCGGTATTATTGGTGTAGGTTTGGCATACAACATTGGTCTCGGCCGATAATTAATATTTGCAAACCTATCTTTAGCTATAATCTTTTATGCTTAATCCGGCTTTCAAAGCCGGGTTTTTTTATACTTTGTTGATTTAAGTGTTGTTGCACATTCTGTTCGAGCAAATTGCAGATTTATTACTTTTGCCCGATGCGAAAGTTAAGTATGGAAGAATTGGGCCGAAAGTCCATAGATGAATTTAGAGAGGCTGCTAAAATGCCTATTGTGGTAGTGCTGGAGAATATCAGGAGTGCTTATAATGTAGGTAGTGTCTTTCGTACCAGTGATGCCTTTTTGATTGAAGCCATTTATATAACCGGATACACAGCGCGTCCCCCTCATAAAGAAATTAAGAAAACAGCCTTGGGCGCCGAGGAAACCGTAACTTGGGAGTATTTTCCTAACGCTGCTGCAGCTGTGGAAAAACTACGGGCAGAGGGTTACAAAATTTACGCAGTAGAGCAGGTGGAAAATAGTACTTACCTTCATCAGCTCAACTGGGATGGTAGTGAAAAAATAGCCGTCATTTTCGGTAATGAAGTTACGGGAGTGGAACAGTCCACCATCGATCTTTGTGACAGTGCCATCGAAATCCCACAGTTGGGTATGAAGCACTCGTTAAATATTGCCACAGCGGCTGGTGTGGTTTTGTGGGAGTTGGTAAGTAGAAAAATCAGTAACGTGCTATAAGTATGTCAACAGTGAAGAAATATCTGAGTCTGATAAAATTCTCGCATACCATATTTGCAATGCCTTTTGCAATGATAGGCTTCTTTCTAGGCTTTCGTATTTTTCAGGCAGGGGGTATTGCGAATTATTCTTATCGAGAAACATTTAGTAGCGTATTTCGAGAGAAATGGTTGGTATTTTTATTGGTGATAGCTTGTATGGTATTTGCTCGAAGCGCGGCTATGGCATTTAACCGATATCTCGACCGCCATTTCGATGCAAAAAATCCCCGAACTGCCGTAAGGGAAATACCGGCAGGTATTTTAAAGGCCGACCGGGTATTATGGTTCACGATCATCAATGCGTTATTGTTTATTATCTGTACTTATTTTATCAACCCTCTTTGTTTTTATCTATCGCCAGTAGCATTGCTTGTGATCTTGGGATATAGTTATACCAAACGCTTTACGGCGTTATGTCATATCATACTGGGGTTAGGGTTATCCCTGGCGCCTATAGGGGCTTATCTTGCGGTAACGGGAAAGTTTGATGTACTGCCTATACTTTTTTCTTTTGCCGTAATTTTCTGGGTGAGTGGATTTGATATTATTTATGCTTTGCAGGATGAAGAGTTTGACAGGGATCATAACTTATATTCCATACCTTCTCAGTTGGGAAAGAGAAAAGCCTTAAGGGTGTCGGAGCTTTTGCATGTGGCCAGTACGGCATGTGTGGTGGCAGCTGGCTTGTACGGAGGTTTCGGTTATTTGTACTGGGCTGGGGTGGGTGTGTTTGCAGGCATGCTGCTTTATCAACACAATATTGTAAAACCCGATGATTTGCGTAGGGTGAATCTAGCATTTATGACGGCTAATGGCATTGCATCGGTAGTATTTGCAGTATTAGTAATTGCAGATTTATTTTTATTCTAAATATCGATTTATTTTTAAATATTCATTAATACATTGGCACGTATCCTCGCTATTGATTACGGACTTAAAAGAACGGGCATTGCCGTTACGGATCCCTTGCAGATTATCGCTTCAGGGCTTACTACTATCGATTCTGGTCAGCTCATTCCTTTTTTAAAAGATTATTTTGCTAAAGAAGAGGTAGAAAAAATTATAATTGGATTGCCCAAGAACTGGGATGAAAGCGATACGCATGCTACACCACTGGTAGTAAAAGCCATTAAGCAAATAAGAAAACATTTTCCTAATATGCCTCTCGAAACGGTGGATGAGCGTTATACCTCTAAAATGGCCAAAGATGCCATGTTGGAAATGGGATTAAAGAAAATGCAACGTCGAAATAAGGCCCTAGTAGATGAAATTGCGGCCACCATTATGCTACAGGAATATTTAGGACGTTAAATGCTGCCATTCGACCTTTAATACCGACTTTGCCCTTTTTAATTTCGGATAATTTTCAATATACATTTCTCGGTTTAACTACCTTTGCAGCTATGATCTTACCTATCGTAGCATACGGCAACCCTATTTTACGTAAAGTAGCAGAAGAGATAGACCCGGATTATCCCGGACTAGAACAACTTATTGCAGATATGTGGGAAACCATGTACGCCAGCAATGGGGTAGGGCTGGCAGCTCCACAGGTGAACAAGTCCATCAGATTGTTTGTTGTGGACAGTCAACAGGTTTTTGAGAGTATGGAACCGGATGATGAGGATCGCGATAAATATCCCGATGCCCCGGGCATAAAAAAAGTATTCATTAACGCCTATATAAAAGAACTAGGTGGAACTCCCTGGTCTTATAGCGAAGGATGCTTAAGCATTCCCAAAATAAGAGAAGATGTGCAGCGCCCCGAAACGGTAACCTTAGAGTATGAGGACGAAAGTTTTGAACTACATACCGAAACTTTCACGGGCTTATCCGCACGTATTATCCTGCATGAATACGACCATATTGAGGGCAAATTATTTATTGACCATCTGCCTCCTTTGCGTAGAAAACTATTGCAAAGCAAACTCAAAGATATTGCTTCCGGCAAGGTGAAAGTGCATTATAAAATGATGCTTTAAAGACACGTCTCAACGACTAAAGCATATTGTTATCAGCGAAGCTATAGTATCCTAAGTCGCTGACAATTATATGGTCTAGAATTGTTATGTCAAGTAATTGCGCAGCTTGTCTCATTTTTGCTGTGAGTAATTCATCTGCCTTACTGGGTTGGAGATTGCCAGATGGATGATTGTGACTGAGAATGATATTTACGGCGTTCTTTTCTAGTGCTTTTTTCAGTATAATGCGTGGATCCGCTACTGTGCCGGTAATGCCTCCCTCGCTGATAATATCAAAGCTGATAAGTTTATTAGCCCGATTGAGGTAAAGTACCGCAAAAATTTCATGGGTGTAATCTTTTAATCTTTCCTTAAGGAAAAGAGCTGCATCTTGGGAGGACTTGAAGGCTGCTGCTTCAGGAATACTGCCCTGTTGTCTTCTGCGTCCCAGCTCTAACGCTGCAGCAATGGTAATGGCTTTAGCCTCGCCAATACCCTTGATTCGCATGAGATCTTTTATAGATAATTTGCCGATTTTGTTTATATTATCATCACCCATCTGCAATATTTCTTTAGCTAGATCGAGTGCCGATTTTTGTGCTGTGCCGTTATGAATAAGAATGGCCAGTAGTTCGGAATTGCTCAGTCGTTGAGGTCCGTGTAACAATAGTTTTTCTCGGGGACGGTCATCTTTAGGCCACTGCTTGATGCTTGTAGTTTTCATAGAGTGATGCTTACACAATATTAAAAAATAATTCTATTATTATTTGCTGATATTTTTCTTAAGCTGATGAGCAATTATTTATGCATATTCGAAACGTAATGTCATTAAAAACTCTGTCTTGTCGTTCCGAAATCAGAAGAAAAAAAATATCTTCGCCGCTCATTACACACTACACTATGCACACAGCTATTTCCATTCCGCATTCGGCAAAAATTTTTTCAGGATCCGCATCCAAAGAGCTTTGTACTGAAATCTGCTCGCATTTTGGTTGTGAAGAGGGTAAAGTAAATATTCAGCGTTTTGCTGACGGGGAAATATCTCCGAATTACCTGGAAAGCGTACGGGGTGATTATATTTTTCTGGTACAGAGCACTTATGCCCCGGCCGATCATTTGATGGAGTTACTGCTGATGATCGATGCCGCTAAAAGAGCCTCGGCTTACAAAGTAATTGCGGTGCTACCCTATTACGGGTATGCTCGCCAGGATAGGAAAGACCGCCCTCGTGTGGCTATCGGTAGTAAATTGATAGCCAACATGCTGACTGCAGCAGGTGCTGATCGTATCATTACGATGGACCTCCACGCGCCTCAAATTCAGGGGTATTTTGATATTCCGGTGGATCATTTGGACAGTCACGCGGTTTTTATTCCTTATATTGAAAAGTTACAATTAAAAAACCTTACCTTTGCGGCCCCTGACGTAGGCGCTACAAACCGTATCAGGGAAATTGCCAGCTATTTTAATGCCGATATGGTGATTTGTGACAAACACCGTAAGCGTGCCAACGAAATAGCTAGTATGACACTGATCGGGGATGTAGAAGGTAAGGATGTGGTAATC encodes the following:
- the kdsC gene encoding 3-deoxy-D-manno-octulosonate 8-phosphate phosphatase KdsC, yielding MNILSSFREIDTFIFDVDGVLTDGGLLVLEGGEMARRMNVKDGYALQLAIKKGYRIFIVSGSSPSAVDTRLRKLGITEIHFRVKDKQAFVKELATKHQFNLKRTLFMGDDIPDLPVMEVVALSCCPADAVSEVRAAAKYISEKKGGEGCVRDVIEKVLKLNDHWTADSTVVSA
- the menA gene encoding 1,4-dihydroxy-2-naphthoate octaprenyltransferase, yielding MTPFLKLIRWPNLVFIILTQALFEYCIYQPIYKGNIPDGNTIRFALLVAASVFIAAAGYIINDYFDINIDLVNKPDKTILGKVINRRWALLWHLLLNLAGIVCTILAVRTAGWYLILANVVSAILLWLYSARFKKDAIIGNVIVSLLTAWTIMLIFLSKYSLWNAFNNADANQVRLFRFAILYAGFAFIISLVREAIKDIEDMPGDHKFGCKTMPIVWGINATKIYIAVWLTILIAILVIVQLYVLQFRWWAAVAYCVVLIVAPLFYIIRKLIQANSTQEYHHLSSMTKRIMLTGILSMLFFYFYL
- the COQ2 gene encoding 4-hydroxybenzoate polyprenyltransferase, mitochondrial, which encodes MSTVKKYLSLIKFSHTIFAMPFAMIGFFLGFRIFQAGGIANYSYRETFSSVFREKWLVFLLVIACMVFARSAAMAFNRYLDRHFDAKNPRTAVREIPAGILKADRVLWFTIINALLFIICTYFINPLCFYLSPVALLVILGYSYTKRFTALCHIILGLGLSLAPIGAYLAVTGKFDVLPILFSFAVIFWVSGFDIIYALQDEEFDRDHNLYSIPSQLGKRKALRVSELLHVASTACVVAAGLYGGFGYLYWAGVGVFAGMLLYQHNIVKPDDLRRVNLAFMTANGIASVVFAVLVIADLFLF
- a CDS encoding Putative pre-16S rRNA nuclease, giving the protein MARILAIDYGLKRTGIAVTDPLQIIASGLTTIDSGQLIPFLKDYFAKEEVEKIIIGLPKNWDESDTHATPLVVKAIKQIRKHFPNMPLETVDERYTSKMAKDAMLEMGLKKMQRRNKALVDEIAATIMLQEYLGR
- the def gene encoding Peptide deformylase produces the protein MILPIVAYGNPILRKVAEEIDPDYPGLEQLIADMWETMYASNGVGLAAPQVNKSIRLFVVDSQQVFESMEPDDEDRDKYPDAPGIKKVFINAYIKELGGTPWSYSEGCLSIPKIREDVQRPETVTLEYEDESFELHTETFTGLSARIILHEYDHIEGKLFIDHLPPLRRKLLQSKLKDIASGKVKVHYKMML
- the prs gene encoding Ribose-phosphate pyrophosphokinase — encoded protein: MHIRNVMSLKTLSCRSEIRRKKISSPLITHYTMHTAISIPHSAKIFSGSASKELCTEICSHFGCEEGKVNIQRFADGEISPNYLESVRGDYIFLVQSTYAPADHLMELLLMIDAAKRASAYKVIAVLPYYGYARQDRKDRPRVAIGSKLIANMLTAAGADRIITMDLHAPQIQGYFDIPVDHLDSHAVFIPYIEKLQLKNLTFAAPDVGATNRIREIASYFNADMVICDKHRKRANEIASMTLIGDVEGKDVVIIDDICDTGGTLAKCAGLIKEKGANSVRAMITHPLLSGKAYENIENSVLEELVVCNTIPLKKQSPKIKVISVAQLFSVAIKHAFENKSITSLFVHSNLRTS
- the trmH_1 gene encoding tRNA (guanosine(18)-2'-O)-methyltransferase, which translates into the protein MEELGRKSIDEFREAAKMPIVVVLENIRSAYNVGSVFRTSDAFLIEAIYITGYTARPPHKEIKKTALGAEETVTWEYFPNAAAAVEKLRAEGYKIYAVEQVENSTYLHQLNWDGSEKIAVIFGNEVTGVEQSTIDLCDSAIEIPQLGMKHSLNIATAAGVVLWELVSRKISNVL
- the maf gene encoding dTTP/UTP pyrophosphatase, translated to MKEQAIILASASPRRRQLLEWAEVPFEVRVQATEENFPKALTPAEAAVYIARQKALAVRNQIAEHRVVLAADTVVVLDGVIIGKPKDEAQAISILSQLQGQTHEVITGVTIMKGEKELSFADVTQVTFHELTLEQIRYYIEKYQPYDKAGAYAIQEWIGVVGIKSIRGDFYNVMGLPVSRVVKALAEFLP
- the proC_2 gene encoding Pyrroline-5-carboxylate reductase, translating into MDIVIIGSGNVAAVLGRKFVAAGHTIVQVLSRNATAASELAYEWDTKSANYTSLINKDADVYIIAVSDTAIPELANDLRLGDKVVAHTAASVKMDVLKEVTTNYGVFYPLQSLRKEQKLIPEIPIYIEAVNEKTHHILYTLAQSIYKDPPLTAGIEKREKLHVAAVFVNNFTNHIFSLAEYYCQKEGITFSELLPLIDNTFARLHSASPSDMQTGPAIRGDKETIQKHMQLLEPYPQLLKLYQFLTDSITQSIR
- a CDS encoding hypothetical protein (UPF0758 protein CT0611), which translates into the protein MKTTSIKQWPKDDRPREKLLLHGPQRLSNSELLAILIHNGTAQKSALDLAKEILQMGDDNINKIGKLSIKDLMRIKGIGEAKAITIAAALELGRRRQQGSIPEAAAFKSSQDAALFLKERLKDYTHEIFAVLYLNRANKLISFDIISEGGITGTVADPRIILKKALEKNAVNIILSHNHPSGNLQPSKADELLTAKMRQAAQLLDITILDHIIVSDLGYYSFADNNML